One stretch of Gemmatimonadota bacterium DNA includes these proteins:
- a CDS encoding amidohydrolase, with the protein MLCVSLFWRMGIRRVSIIKWEKTVRIDSHVHVWTMGAPPFTHNDGMTAQRPDYPGLVENLIKYMDINKIDRTVLIQCMYHGYDNRYMCDCLRRYPDRLHGVALIDPLKPDAPETLARLHRDHGVQGMRLYPIKDRDASWLSDPGQHALWETAQRLGVPFTWFGRCHQIPLLEPILRQFPEVNVIVDHLGEPILSEGLDGSFGILLAAAKYPNLFVKTTRIDGISEQPWPHEDMYPYVRAVYEAFGPERMLGCTGFPENPQRGEAVGFRVLEEMDFLSDEDRAWILGKTADALYDT; encoded by the coding sequence ATGCTCTGTGTGAGCTTGTTTTGGCGGATGGGGATACGTAGAGTGTCAATTATTAAATGGGAGAAAACCGTGCGAATCGATTCTCACGTACACGTATGGACAATGGGAGCACCACCCTTTACCCATAACGATGGCATGACCGCGCAACGGCCCGATTATCCGGGACTGGTGGAAAATCTCATCAAGTATATGGATATCAATAAAATCGACCGCACCGTGCTGATCCAGTGCATGTATCACGGGTATGACAATCGCTATATGTGCGATTGTTTGAGGCGATATCCAGATCGCCTGCACGGGGTAGCGCTGATCGATCCCCTGAAACCCGACGCGCCCGAAACACTGGCGCGTCTGCACCGGGATCACGGAGTGCAGGGAATGCGATTGTATCCGATTAAAGATCGGGATGCGTCGTGGTTATCAGATCCTGGGCAGCATGCGCTTTGGGAGACAGCACAAAGGCTGGGCGTGCCCTTTACATGGTTTGGACGCTGCCATCAGATTCCACTGCTGGAACCGATATTGCGGCAATTCCCCGAGGTAAATGTAATAGTAGATCATCTGGGCGAGCCGATCCTGTCCGAAGGGCTGGACGGCAGTTTCGGAATTTTGCTGGCAGCGGCAAAATATCCCAATCTCTTTGTTAAAACGACCCGAATTGATGGAATTTCCGAACAACCCTGGCCACACGAGGATATGTATCCCTATGTCAGAGCCGTGTACGAGGCTTTTGGGCCTGAACGGATGCTGGGGTGCACGGGATTTCCGGAAAATCCGCAACGCGGGGAGGCCGTTGGTTTTCGCGTGCTTGAAGAGATGGACTTTCTGTCAGATGAGGACAGAGCATGGATTTTGGGCAAGACAGCCGATGCACTCTACGACACATAG